The genomic DNA ACTCATGGCACGAACGTCATATTTCCTACACAGTAAAAAACATAGTGTAAATTTTACTCTTAAAGAGTTGAATTTAACTCTGTGTCAGATAACATGTGGTCCCACCCTAAATTAGTGTAAAATTTACTCTGTAGCCAGTGTAAGATTTTCAGAGTTAATTTTACTCTATTTTGTGTCAAAATTAACAATGAAATGTGTAAAAGCATTTAACACTGTGATCTGTTTACACTGTTAGAGTAAAATTATTTCACTACATAGAGTAGTTTCCACTCTAAATAGGCTATTCTTAAAATACACTATATAGTGTATATttactttatttcattttatttgcaATGAAATAGCAATGTTTTTAACTGCTATAATataagacaacacacaccatcaggttCTGTAGCACCATTTATTTCCTGATAACTCCTCAGAGATAAAAATATGGGACAACGTACATAGTGGTGTCATTCTCTCCACATTCTTGCATGTTTCAGTTTCTCTTAGATCACGAAATACACCTTGGATGACTGACTTTTGCATACTCATGAATTTTCTGCACAATATCCTCCATAGAGGTCACAAAAGAATTACCAGTAGACTGGGCTACACCTGCTGCCTTTAAATCTGAAATGAGAGGCACAACTATGTTCTGACGTTAATGCTGGCTCTGACTCAAGCTCAGCCTCACATGGCTCTTCTGTGGGATTAACATTACTACCATCAAGAACACTTTGACAATGTGGTGGTTCAGCTTCAACAATAACATTCACATAACACTTACTCAGATGCTTCCTAAGACCATAAAAACTATTGAAAAAACGTGAGCGTCCCACTAGGCCACATTGAAGATGAAGAGTCCTTCCCGTACAGAGTCCATGTATTATTTTGAGGTGCTTTACTAGACTGTTTGCTTCACCAAGGACATTGCTGCAAAGAAAGCACCTCATTGTTTAATTTCAAGAGTGCCTAACGCACCATTCTTGCTCGCAACTCTGCAATTCTTGGCGTTTCCTTAGTTTTCCCCACGTCAATGTTGAAAATGGAAGTTTGCAGAAAAGTGAAAAAGTTGTTCAAGACAGGACTGTAAGATGTACCAAACACATAGTGGGCCTTGAAGAGCTCATCCAGGGCTCCGACTGAGGTGGTGGCTTGGCAGGGAAGTGCATGCTTGTCGATGGCAATGAAGAAAGAGTGAATGCTGCTTTTTATGGGTCCCTGAGCAAGGAGGTAGGGCTGCCTGCTTTGAGCGATGTTGTCCAGATGCTGCTGCACGCTTGTTCCCgtctataacaaaacacattcaaCAACACTATTTATTAGATCAATATTATGAGATCACTCCAATCTCTAAACAATTTAAGGATTCAAGAATTGTATGTCACATGCATAGAATTGCCTGCGTAAAAcacatgcagtgaaattgtaAGGTTCTCCAGAAGAGAGAAAGGTTCAAATGgaagagtgctgtgtgtgggatAGGTGCTTGTAGTAGTATGCGGTGTATAACGTTGGTGtgtaggagggtgtgtgtgtgtgtcgtagaaAGTGGAGTGATGACAGAAATGAGAGATAAAATGATACAATGATGTTTGAGGGGATGCacggctgcagtgtgtgtgttttggggggggggggggggagtgtaggGTAGTGGAGTGTGGGtagtggtgtgggtggggtagagttggggtgtgtgtgtgtgtaatagtaaAATTATGTTTGAGGGGGGTGTGGTGTTGATggctgggtgtgggtgggggctaGTGGAATGATTGAGGGTATGTGGTGAGGGTTGGAATGATGTCTGAGGGTGTGTGGTGTTGTTagcagggggtgggtgggtagtggAGTGatgtttgagggtgtgtgtttggagtgtgagGTGTTGTTGgcaggggtgggtggtggtgggagggatGAGGTTTGATAAATGTCTAGTGTACCTTTAGGAATTTGATGAGGTGATCAACTGCATTAGATGCTGATATCCTCCCTGGCCTCTTTCGTCCCTGTGCAGATGGTGGTAGCAGATGTAGCAGCAGTATGATGGTAGACATGTCACTGTCCCAGCCTAGAGGCCAACCAGTATCAGGTTAACATTATGCCTTCATTTTCCACCAtcctcaatatactgtattaagcAACATGCTTCTCCACATTCAAAGACTTACCATTTTCAACTTCAGTAGTTGTCTCAGCGTTGCGCATCAAATCAAGAAGGTCTGTAGAGGGGACCAGTCCATGGCTTTCCTTAATGACTCCTGCTTTGAAAGTGGTAGGCCACCTCTCCAGGAACTTGTTGGCAGTCTGCTCACCAAACATCAGTCTAAAATCTTGTTCTATCTGTagtttgaaaaagaaaacaagaagaaaaggaggacaACCTGAGTTAGTACCTTGTGCTACATTTTACAAAATTCAATACATTATACAGTATTCAATGAATGTAGATGCCATACCAGTCCTGGTGTGTCTAGGAACCGTGGAAATACTGAGAAGACCTCTGCTGATTTGTCATCATCATTGACCATGGCGTGGCGGTATATGAAAGTGACTTTCATCTTTTCACGGATGGTCTCCTCATCAGCAGTGTGTCTCAACAAAGCGATCGCGCATTCCACTTCCTCGTCAGTCAGGACTTTGTCGGCAGTAAAGGGTCTAGTACGCCCATGGCCTGGCCCACCCACTTTAGAACAAGAcaattttgttgttgctgtttataACTACACAGTTTTATATTATCctttaaacacatttcacaggtTGATAATTCCACCTCATGATAAATATTACCTTTAAGAGATTTACTAACTGCTGGACCTCTTTCCTCAGCAGCTTTTCGTTGAATTGTCTTCAACCGCCATGCAAGGTAGCCTGAACCACTTTCTGGATCGTAGTAATGTTCCTATGTATAATGTATGCACAGTGTGATACATTCATATGATCTCTGAGCTTTGGATAAAGGCATCTATTAAatgcataaatgtaaatgtatatctCAGCAGTTCGAAgggaaaatatattttaaaacctTTACTCACATAGCCATTCTGTGAATATGGGTCTTCAAGATATGGAAACAGAGCGACAATCCCCTGTGCATACATCACTTTTACACTCCGGGGCGGAGATGTCCTGGTGTATTCAATAATCAACATTCATAGACAGCACTGAACAACATACCTAAACAATAATTGCAATGTTTAAACAATGTCTCATGATAAAATAATTGATCCATACATACCCATGTGTTTCCGTCATCTCTGCAGTAAGTATGTTGATGAACTGTCTTCTGGTTGAATCTGAAATTGATTTTGTTTTCGCATACTCCGCCATGATACGGTCACCTCCAGGCTTTGTCGTCAAGATTTTTTCAATCAGCTAAGAGATAAAATGTGCAGTAttgtattttgaaaaatactcggaaatatcaaaacaaatacGATGCACCTCAAATTAAACATGTGAATcaaactccccacacacacacaactcacagctTTTGCTTCGTAGTTGATGCGGCAAGGCCTTTTAGGTTGACTTCCTTCGGCTGCAACTGGCTCCTCAGCTGGGTCACACAACGAGAAGTTGAGGATCACTGTGTCGTCAGATGCAATAGAGCATGGAGATGACGTGGACTGAGGGTTACCTGAGCATTGGGAAATAAGAACACAATTACATAGTTCAACACTTCAACTTCAACGATGTGTATGTAGTGTTATGCAGGTAGACAGCAATTACCAGGTGCTTCATTGGCCAATGAAACCAGGAAAGGTCCATGGAACCCTTTTACGATCTCCTCAAAAACCTCACAGTCCACCTCTGTGTTAGACGGGTCATAAACCTTGATGTCCAACCGTCTGTCTTCAGCGATGTTAAATTTTAGACTCACtagagtaaaagaaagaaacagagcacAAAATGTTCTGATGAGAAATAATTGCAACATGCCACCACTtgactaggctactttcaaTCCAAATTTAGCGACTTACCTTCTCTCAAGAAATCACCGAATGTTAGTTCAGGCAGCTTGATGTACTTCTGCACTCCTCCAAAGGAGACACGCAGCATTTTCTGTTAAATTTAAATTTAAGGAAGGTTGAATAACTGTTAAtatccatcaaaatattctctAGAATCAGAGCAAAGTCATTAGAAAACGCTAACGGTCTAATAAACACGCACAGACTTATGACAATAGGTTAATTTACAGGGTGCTATAAACTTGTTAGCTGAGATTATAACCTCCTATCTTTCTAATGACGCCATTCAGCAATAATTTGTTGAAATTACTCTCAATGTCTGGTTTCAGACAGGCACAAATTAAGCACGAGAACATAACATCTTGCAAATTATTTCAATTTGGGCAGAAACCACGTTGTcaagctaacttgctagcaGCTAACATTTTGGTAGCTACGTTAACCCAACGTCACCCACCCGGCCGAACAACTTCAATTATCACTAACCCATACATTGCACGGTATTAAGTAAATCAAGTCTGAAATGtgtcatttaaaataatttcGTCATCAACGGTATTTCTTCTAAGTTCTTGACGCAGTGTTGCAGTCGAATGCATCTGAACTTGAAGTCAGTGCATATTGGTTAGCTAACTAGCTACATCTATGCATGGCTAACTTAACGATTAGCTAACTACGTCTATGCATGGCTAAATTAACTTCATACGCCTAGTACCATCGTCAATGTATTGCAAAAAGTTAGTCGTCAGTGGAAACATATCTAGCTAGATGGTGAAAACCTACAAATGTTCAAACAAACTTACCACCTACGATAGGTCTAGTGGGGGAGAGACGATTTCCAAGCAACGTGCCAGCCCGGCCAGCTCAAGCTCCAGTTCAATTCTAGAACTTTCGCGGGGAATCATCACCATGTAGAGTAGATTTCGTCATTGTGTGCATGTTGGACTTAACTCTCACTTTTGACACTACTGTTTGGACGATTTTACTCTGTGTATTGTTATAACTACTCTATCCAGAGTAAAATAGGTTTACTCTGCAATAATGACACTCCATTTTTTACTGTGTACAAGACCAGAGTGACAGTTTGGCTATTGCCTGGAGGTAAGATGGGAGTAGCTAAGTAGGGAAGTAAAAAGCCCAACTCACGATATACGATTCTCGATTTTAAGTTCACGATACCTTACGATTATTGTTAACAAAATAacctgcataggcctacaaattatgactgaaagtaggctataccttTATTTAAATATAGACTGACAGGAACACAAGGTCTAAACTCCTTGTTTTAAATCAGAATAATCTTTTAACTAATCTGATTCCTAATTTTACAAGTATTGCCCAATTGGGATGTCTGTCTTTTCACTCTGAGCAGCCAACCAACAActgaacatgtaggcctactgatgtctGAGTCTGACATCAAACAAGTCAAATCAAAAGCAGATAGGCTACAAATTGCATCATGATTCATGTTGTATCTCAACTGGTTAAAATCTTCACACATTTGTATCTTTTTAGCAGATTCATGGTGCATTGTTACATAAGTTGTCCAGTTCACTGTTAGTCTTGAAGGCCAACAGTGGAGATTGAATCTGCAAGGGAAATACCAACTTAGGCTTTTACTGTCAAATGATAACAGCCATGAGTCAGGCAAAGATACAGGTCTTTCTTGGGTTCTTACAGGTCCTTCACACCTATTTACAGTCCAAGCCCCATGGGTGGATTGACGCCATTGATGTTCGTGGCCCAGAACCGGCAGTATGACGTTCTGAAGGTTCTACTGCAGTACGGGATGTTGGAGCGCGAACTGCGACCTACTTACATCATCATTTGTATCCTGTTCAACCCGCCACGCCTGGAAGTGTTGGACGAGCAGAACCCAGGGGAGGAGGGCC from Sardina pilchardus chromosome 2, fSarPil1.1, whole genome shotgun sequence includes the following:
- the LOC134064351 gene encoding uncharacterized protein LOC134064351, translating into MLRVSFGGVQKYIKLPELTFGDFLREVSLKFNIAEDRRLDIKVYDPSNTEVDCEVFEEIVKGFHGPFLVSLANEAPGNPQSTSSPCSIASDDTVILNFSLCDPAEEPVAAEGSQPKRPCRINYEAKALIEKILTTKPGGDRIMAEYAKTKSISDSTRRQFINILTAEMTETHGTSPPRSVKVMYAQGIVALFPYLEDPYSQNGYEHYYDPESGSGYLAWRLKTIQRKAAEERGPAVSKSLKVGGPGHGRTRPFTADKVLTDEEVECAIALLRHTADEETIREKMKVTFIYRHAMVNDDDKSAEVFSVFPRFLDTPGLIEQDFRLMFGEQTANKFLERWPTTFKAGVIKESHGLVPSTDLLDLMRNAETTTEVENGWDSDMSTIILLLHLLPPSAQGRKRPGRISASNAVDHLIKFLKTGTSVQQHLDNIAQSRQPYLLAQGPIKSSIHSFFIAIDKHALPCQATTSVGALDELFKAHYVFGTSYSPVLNNFFTFLQTSIFNIDVGKTKETPRIAELRARMVR